One genomic segment of Besnoitia besnoiti strain Bb-Ger1 chromosome VII, whole genome shotgun sequence includes these proteins:
- a CDS encoding dense-granule antigen DG32 (encoded by transcript BESB_079870): protein MKLARSVVGLPVAGLVLAVVLFASGPQHAIAGESDMAKVMNIAKNEMASTFFAVPVELAWKDIWEEIFHKSGGRMWDRLFFWASGILKYGDARRVTTAIMWELQHFLYGDEPLNTEAWKKLSHNYEKALREWWMAYPENPWNGLSAGVWKALVKVYTEDLEPALRGSPQLKLLEDVIFDPSLKVIRTWTDETHVDIMTGKMSDIPKHLASLARETRALRGAAAASN, encoded by the exons ATGAAGCTCGCGCGCAGTGTGGTCGGTCTCCCCGTGGCGGGACTAGTCCTCGCCGTGGTCCTGTTCGCTTCGGGTCCTCAACACGCCATCGCTGGCGAAAGCGACATGGCCAAGGTCATGAACATTGCGAAGAATGAGATGGCGTCaaccttcttcgccgtcccaGTTGAACTCGCCTGGAAAGATATCTGGGAGGAGATTTTCCACAAGTCCGGCGGCCGAATGTGGGACCGCCTCTTTTTCTGG GCCAGTGGTATTTTGAAGTACGGTGACGCACGCCGGGTGACGACGGCGATCATGTGGGAGCTGCAGCACTTTTTGTATGGCGACGAGCCCCTGAACACGGAAGCCTGGAAGAAGCTGAGCCACAACTacgagaaggcgctgcgtgAGTGGTGGATGGCGTACCCCGAGAACCCGTGGAACGGCCTCTCTGCGGGCGTGTGGAAGGCACTCGTCAAGGTCTACACTGAGGACTTGGAgcccgcgctgcgcggcagccccCAGCTGAAGCTTCTGGAGGACGTCATTTTCGACCCGAGCCTCAAGGTCATCCGCACGTGGACCGATGAAACACACGTGGATATCATGACGGGCAAGATGTCGGATATACCCAAGCATCTGGCGTCTCTTGCCAGGGAAACTAGAGCCCTGCGgggtgcggctgcggcgagcaaCTAA
- a CDS encoding hypothetical protein (encoded by transcript BESB_079860), translating into MPLADHVSTAAAQETQRSSVPHEARRRELKEARRGPRRLRRIRRLGIRRRRRAWHGRPRRACCARGRHLHTGFSLRFLWLHQGGGRRAPTARASLLSRRQREELSGAESARAELTGAERRGEERGGQTAKVREKETLRAAWHTCEWERKERNESTREDRQRRQKKRKTREARNAQRDEAARQSKRRSSKRATTGYGHGFWQLEETIKKHIREGERRTQGETRSARETTKKGGREGARA; encoded by the coding sequence ATGCCACTTGCGGACCACGTATCTACAGCTGCTGCACAGGAGACTCAGCGTTCCTCTGTGCCACatgaggcgcggagaagagagctGAAGGAAGCCAGGCGCGGGCCaagacgcctgcggcgaaTCCGCCGGCTGGGCatcagacggcggcgacgcgcgtggCACGGCCGACCTCGGCGGGCTTGCTgtgcgcgcggaaggcatCTGCATACAGGCTTCTCTTTGAGGTTCCTCTGGCTTCATcaaggcggagggcgccgcgcgccgaccgcTCGAGCCAGTCTGCTCAGCAGACGGCAGCGGGAGGAACTCTCTGGTGCCGAGAGCGCCCGTGCGGAACTGACTGGAGCGGAGAGACgtggcgaagagagaggcggccaAACCGCGAAAGTCCGGGAAAAAGAGACTCTGCGGGCAGCCTGGCATACTTGTGAAtgggagaggaaagaaagaaaTGAATCCACGAGGGAAGAccgccagcgacggcagaagaagcgaaagacacgagaagcgcggaacgcgcagcgagacgaggccgcgcgccagagCAAGCGCAGATCAAGCAAGCGAGCAACAACTGGATACGGACACGGTTTCTGGCAACTGGAGGAAACCATAAAAAAGCATATCAgggaaggagaaagaagaactCAAGGCGAAACAAGATCAGCACGGGAAACGACGAAAAAGGGCGgtcgagaaggcgcgcgagcgtga